A stretch of the Chitinophagaceae bacterium genome encodes the following:
- a CDS encoding Hsp20/alpha crystallin family protein, translated as MSPLLKRKERDVPMTQSFMSDFFDIDRFPFFENNMLGHRSAAKVPLVNVKENKDDFMIEVAAPGMEKKDFHVNVDNSHLTISCEKEEESEEKDERFSRREYNYNSFSRTFHLPETVEKSKVKARYENGVLKIAVPKKAEAKKAEAKKEIKID; from the coding sequence ATGAGTCCATTATTAAAAAGAAAAGAAAGAGATGTTCCAATGACACAATCTTTCATGTCAGATTTTTTTGACATTGACCGTTTCCCGTTTTTTGAAAACAACATGCTTGGCCATCGTTCAGCTGCTAAAGTTCCCTTAGTAAATGTGAAGGAAAACAAAGATGATTTTATGATTGAAGTAGCTGCACCCGGCATGGAAAAGAAAGACTTTCATGTAAATGTGGACAACAGTCATTTAACCATCAGTTGTGAAAAAGAAGAGGAAAGTGAAGAAAAAGACGAGCGTTTCTCCCGCAGGGAGTATAACTACAATTCTTTTTCCCGTACTTTTCACCTGCCTGAAACGGTTGAAAAAAGCAAAGTAAAAGCCCGGTATGAAAACGGTGTTTTAAAAATTGCTGTACCTAAAAAAGCAGAAGCAAAAAAGGCAGAAGCAAAAAAAGAAATCAAAATAGACTGA